A segment of the Actinomyces sp. oral taxon 171 str. F0337 genome:
TGCCTCGGGAGCTGGGCGGCCAGCTCGTTGTCGTGGGTGATGACGATGATCGTGGTGCCTTGGGCGTGGAGCTCGTGGAGGAGCTCGACGATCGAGGCACCGGAGGTGGAGTCGAGGTTCCCGGTGGGTTCGTCGGCCAGCAGCAGTGGGGGCTCGCCGACGACGGCCCGGGCGATGGCCACGCGCTGGCGCTCGCCGCCGCTCATCTGGTGGGGACGGTGGTCGAGCCGGTGGGCCAGGCCGACGCGCTTCAGGGCGGCCCGGGCGCGCCGACGCCGCTCGGAGCGGGGGACCCCGCTGTAGAGCAGGCCGTCGGCGACGTTGTCGACCGCGTTGACCCCGTCGGCCAGGTGGAACTGCTGGAAGACGAAGCCGATGCGGCTGGCCCGCAGGGCCGAGAGCCTGGCGTCGGACAGGGAGCCGACGTCGACGCCGTCGATCTCGACGGTGCCGGCGCTGGGCCGGTCCAGGGTGCCGATGAGGTTGAGGAGCGTGGACTTGCCCGAGCCGGAGGGGCCGACGATGGCGACGAACTCGCCGTCGTCGATCTCCAGGCTCACGCCGGCGCAGGCGGCCACGGGCGGCTCCCCGTAGGTTCGTTGCACGTCACGCAGGGACAGGATGCGGCTCATGTCTGCGGCACCACCACTCGCTGTCCCTCGGAGAGGCCCTCGCCGGAGACCTCCACGCGCCCACCTGCGAACAGCCCGATGGCGACCGGCACCTTGCGGGTGGTGCCGCCGGACTCGACGATCTCGACGCCGTACTGGTCGGCGCTCAGGGCCAGTAGGGCCCCGACCGGCACCGACAGGACGCCGGTTCGCTTCTCGCTGGGCAGGTCGACGGTGACGGAGACCTCCTGGAAGTTGGCGGTCGCCGAGGCGTCGGTGAGGGTGACGGTGATGGGGATGACTCGTTCCTTGGACTCACCGGAGCCGGAACCGGTACCCGACCCGGAGCCGGAGGACTTCTCGGTGGGGGTGCCCACGGAGGTGATCTTCCCGGTAGTGGTCTTGGCGTCGGGCAGCTTGATGGTCACGGCGGTGCCGACGACGGCGAGCTTCTGGTCGGAGAGCTTGATGTTGGCGTCGACCACCTGGGTGGTGGAGGTGACGTCGAAGAGCTCGGCGTCGGCGGCGACCCGGTCCCCCACCCGGGCGGTGACCGTCCCCACGCGCAGGTCGCCGGGGGTGAAGACCATCCGTCCCAGCGGGATGGTGCCGGTCTGGGGCAGGCCGACGTCCTTCTGCCACTTCATGATGGCGCTGGTGGTGGCCCAGCTGAAGTGGTTGTCGGGCTCGTAGTCGAAGTAGCCCATGCCCTGGAGCAGGGTCTCGAGCTGGCGGATGTCCTCACCGTTCTCCATCCCGGCCTCGAAGGTGCGCCAGGCGGGCAGGGAGCCGTGCATGAGGTAGGCGATCTCGCTGCCCGTGCGGTAGAGGACGTCGCCCTGGGTCAGGACGGCCCCGGAGGCCGGCACCTGGATGAGGACGCCCTCGAAGCCCGACTTGAACTTGCGCGAGTCGGAGTAGCGCAGGGTCCCGGACACGGAGGTCTGCCCCTGGAGGTCCCCCTTGGTGATGGTGTCGGTGGCTCCGCTGAAGGTCGGCGTCGTCGGCCTGGCCTTGACCGCGAAGGGGCCCGACCTGGAGGCGAAGGCGCCTGCACCGGCGCCCGTGGCCAGGATCGCGGCGGCCCCCATGGCCAGGAAGGCCCGGCGTCGGGTGCGGTGGGCCGTACCCGGCTTGTCCGCGGTGCCGTTCGAGCCGTCGTCGACCTGCGTGGAGGTGGTGGTCTGATCCATGTGTCTGCCTGTCTGAGTGTGTGTCCGCGCGGCAGCCCTGCTGCGCGGGCCTGTGGTCCGTTGGCGCCGGAAGGGCGCCGCGTTACTTGTTCCCGATCTGGGAGAAGCACTTGTTCATGACGTCCTGGGGGATGTCACCGTTGATCTGGATGCCCTTGCCGGCCTCGGGGTCGGGCACGTCGTAGCCCTCCTTGCGCAGGCACTCGGCGGCCTTGACCAGGTCCTGCTGCGTCTCGGGCTTGGCGAGGTCCTCGGTGCCGGGGGCGGGGCCGACGATCTGCTCGCACTCCTGGGCGGCCTTGGTGGCGGCCTCGGTCTCGGGGAACTGCACGTTGCCGTTGGCGTCGGGGTCGGAGACGTCGATGCCCTTGTCGCGCATGCACTTGGCCATCTTGAGCAGGTAGTCGTCCCCGCTGGTGGCGGAGGCGGAGGCCGCGGCCGAGTCCGCCTTCGAGCCCTGGGAGCATCCGGCCATGAGTCCGACGGCGCACACGGCGCAGGTCAGGACCGTGGCGGCGCGGGTGAGGATCCGAGTGCTGAGGGGCTTGTTCATGGAGGGGTCCTTTCGGCTCACGTGGGTCGGGGCGCGGAGGCACCCGTTCGTTCGAGGAACAGCCAACCGTGAGCGGTGTTGCCATGGGGTTCACAATTTCGCTTATGTTGTGGCAACACGGGGGCTGGTTCGCTGGGGGACCGGCCGAACACACCACAGCGAAGGAGACAGGGCCATGCGCGTGCTCGTCGTGGAGGATGAGGAGTATCTGGCCGAGGCCATCGCCACCGGGCTGCGGCGCGAGGCGATGGCCGTTGACGTCGTCGGCGACGGGGCCAGCGCCCTGGAGCAGG
Coding sequences within it:
- a CDS encoding peptidoglycan-binding protein, with product MDQTTTSTQVDDGSNGTADKPGTAHRTRRRAFLAMGAAAILATGAGAGAFASRSGPFAVKARPTTPTFSGATDTITKGDLQGQTSVSGTLRYSDSRKFKSGFEGVLIQVPASGAVLTQGDVLYRTGSEIAYLMHGSLPAWRTFEAGMENGEDIRQLETLLQGMGYFDYEPDNHFSWATTSAIMKWQKDVGLPQTGTIPLGRMVFTPGDLRVGTVTARVGDRVAADAELFDVTSTTQVVDANIKLSDQKLAVVGTAVTIKLPDAKTTTGKITSVGTPTEKSSGSGSGTGSGSGESKERVIPITVTLTDASATANFQEVSVTVDLPSEKRTGVLSVPVGALLALSADQYGVEIVESGGTTRKVPVAIGLFAGGRVEVSGEGLSEGQRVVVPQT
- a CDS encoding ABC transporter ATP-binding protein, coding for MSRILSLRDVQRTYGEPPVAACAGVSLEIDDGEFVAIVGPSGSGKSTLLNLIGTLDRPSAGTVEIDGVDVGSLSDARLSALRASRIGFVFQQFHLADGVNAVDNVADGLLYSGVPRSERRRRARAALKRVGLAHRLDHRPHQMSGGERQRVAIARAVVGEPPLLLADEPTGNLDSTSGASIVELLHELHAQGTTIIVITHDNELAAQLPRQIAIRDGRIVGDSSQKEIVHDDVYAPA